A window from Pseudomonas alloputida encodes these proteins:
- a CDS encoding TldD/PmbA family protein: MFDSSALLRQRFAALRSTAELFSLRHVKQSHQALSVRRNVAEPPFFSQDEGAMLTVRVNGVEAYAATADLSQAGLQRALEQAEALARQIARHSLLDLREHAVTSARHDHVSPNFDQPVPSLADCLGLLAAESASVPKDSRLVDWQASLGLSLVEQTYLNSAGAELRHAQRFLFPGLGVTASDGQDSQSRSLGRDNFGQQGGFEIIERCGLVGAASRVAEEALQLLLAPNTPSGPRDLLLMPDQMMLQIHESIGHPLEMDRILGDERNYAGTSFVKTSDFGHLQYGSSLLNVTFDPTIGEELASYSHDDDGTPASKAFLIRDGLLLRPLGGALSQFRSGLDGVANSRACGWNRAPIDRMANLNIEPGDQSFEQLIGGIEHGILMRTNRSWSIDDARNKFQFGCEWGQLIENGELKGIVKNPNYRGISAQFWRNLSAVGDHSTFQVLGTPNCGKGEPNQVVRVGHASPACVFRQIDVFGGDA, translated from the coding sequence ATGTTCGATTCCAGCGCCCTGCTGCGCCAGCGCTTTGCTGCGCTGCGCAGTACGGCCGAGTTGTTTTCCCTGCGCCATGTGAAACAGTCGCACCAGGCGCTTTCGGTTCGCCGCAACGTCGCCGAACCACCCTTCTTCAGCCAGGATGAGGGCGCCATGCTCACCGTGCGGGTCAATGGCGTGGAGGCCTACGCTGCCACCGCCGACCTGTCCCAGGCTGGCCTGCAGCGCGCCCTTGAGCAAGCCGAGGCGCTGGCGCGGCAGATCGCCCGGCACAGCCTGCTGGACCTGCGCGAGCACGCCGTGACCAGCGCACGGCACGACCATGTGTCGCCCAACTTCGACCAACCCGTACCCAGCCTCGCCGACTGCCTTGGCCTGCTCGCCGCCGAATCGGCCAGCGTGCCCAAGGACAGCCGTTTGGTGGACTGGCAGGCCAGCCTGGGGCTGAGCCTGGTCGAGCAAACCTACCTGAACTCGGCCGGCGCCGAACTGCGCCATGCCCAGCGCTTCCTGTTCCCGGGCCTGGGGGTGACCGCCAGCGACGGCCAGGACAGCCAAAGCCGCAGCCTGGGCCGCGACAACTTCGGCCAACAGGGTGGTTTCGAGATCATCGAGCGCTGCGGCCTGGTCGGCGCGGCCAGCCGGGTGGCCGAAGAAGCACTGCAACTGCTGCTGGCACCGAACACCCCCAGTGGCCCGCGCGACCTGCTGTTGATGCCGGACCAGATGATGCTGCAGATTCACGAATCCATCGGCCACCCGCTGGAGATGGACCGCATTCTCGGCGACGAGCGCAACTACGCCGGCACCAGCTTCGTCAAAACCAGCGACTTCGGCCACCTGCAGTACGGCTCCAGCCTGCTGAACGTGACCTTCGACCCGACCATTGGCGAAGAGCTGGCCAGCTACAGTCATGACGACGACGGCACCCCGGCCAGCAAAGCGTTCCTGATACGCGACGGCCTGCTGCTGCGCCCGCTGGGTGGCGCGCTGTCGCAGTTCCGCTCTGGCCTGGACGGCGTGGCCAACAGCCGTGCCTGCGGCTGGAACCGCGCGCCGATCGACCGCATGGCCAACCTCAACATCGAGCCGGGCGACCAGTCTTTCGAGCAACTGATCGGAGGCATCGAGCACGGCATCCTGATGCGTACCAACCGTTCCTGGTCCATCGACGATGCGCGCAACAAGTTCCAGTTCGGCTGCGAATGGGGCCAGTTGATTGAAAATGGCGAGCTCAAGGGCATCGTCAAGAACCCCAACTACCGCGGCATCTCCGCGCAGTTCTGGCGCAACCTGTCGGCGGTTGGCGACCACAGTACCTTCCAGGTGCTGGGCACGCCCAACTGTGGCAAGGGCGAACCCAATCAGGTGGTGCGGGTCGGCCACGCCTCGCCGGCCTGTGTGTTCCGCCAGATCGATGTATTCGGAGGAGACGCCTGA
- the dbpA gene encoding ATP-dependent RNA helicase DbpA, translating into MLANLEALGYASMTPIQAQSLPVILKGQDLIAQAKTGSGKTAAFGIGLLNPINPRYFGCQALVLCPTRELADQVAKELRRLARAEDNIKILTLCGGVSLGPQIASLEHGAHIIVGTPGRIQQHLDKGTLVLDGLNTLVLDEADRMLDMGFFDAIASIIGKTPSRRQTLLFSATYPAGIKQLAADFMRNPQQVKVESLHTDNQIEQRFIEIDPQQRLEAVTRVLGHYRPQSCVAFCFTKQQCEDVVAHLTAKGIVAQALHGDLEQRDRDQVLTMFANRSSSVLVATDVAARGLDIDGLDMVINVELARDAEIHVHRVGRTGRAGEKGVAVSLVAPAEGHRAQAIEALQNSPLRWDQLDSLKNKGGEPLLPVMTTLCIAAGRKDKLRPGDILGALTGDAGIPGKQVGKIAIFDFQAFVAVERALAKQAMQRLNSGKIKGRALKVRII; encoded by the coding sequence ATGCTGGCCAACCTGGAGGCCCTTGGCTATGCCTCGATGACGCCGATCCAGGCCCAGAGCCTGCCTGTCATCCTCAAAGGCCAGGACCTGATCGCCCAGGCCAAGACCGGTAGCGGCAAGACTGCCGCCTTCGGCATCGGCCTGCTCAACCCGATCAACCCGCGCTACTTCGGCTGCCAGGCGTTGGTGCTCTGCCCTACCCGCGAACTCGCCGACCAGGTGGCCAAGGAGCTGCGCCGCCTGGCCCGTGCCGAGGACAACATCAAGATCCTGACCCTGTGCGGCGGCGTTTCGCTGGGCCCACAGATCGCTTCGCTGGAGCACGGCGCGCACATCATCGTCGGCACCCCAGGGCGCATCCAGCAGCACCTGGACAAAGGCACCCTGGTCCTGGACGGGTTGAACACCCTGGTGCTGGACGAAGCCGACCGCATGCTCGACATGGGCTTCTTCGACGCCATCGCCAGCATCATCGGCAAGACCCCGTCGCGCCGCCAGACCCTGCTGTTCTCGGCCACCTACCCGGCCGGCATCAAGCAACTGGCCGCCGACTTCATGCGCAACCCTCAGCAGGTCAAGGTCGAAAGCCTGCACACCGACAACCAGATCGAGCAGCGTTTCATCGAGATTGACCCGCAGCAACGCCTGGAAGCCGTCACCCGCGTGCTCGGCCATTACCGCCCGCAGTCGTGCGTAGCGTTCTGCTTCACCAAGCAGCAATGCGAGGACGTGGTTGCCCACCTGACCGCCAAGGGCATCGTCGCCCAGGCCCTGCACGGCGACCTGGAGCAGCGCGACCGTGACCAGGTGCTGACCATGTTCGCCAACCGCAGCAGCTCGGTGCTGGTGGCTACCGACGTGGCCGCGCGCGGCCTGGACATCGATGGCCTGGACATGGTCATCAACGTGGAGCTGGCGCGTGATGCCGAAATCCACGTGCACCGCGTGGGCCGTACCGGCCGCGCCGGCGAGAAAGGCGTTGCGGTCAGCCTGGTGGCACCGGCCGAAGGCCACCGCGCCCAGGCCATCGAAGCGCTGCAGAATAGCCCGCTGCGCTGGGACCAGCTGGACAGCCTGAAAAACAAGGGCGGCGAGCCCCTGCTGCCGGTGATGACCACACTGTGCATTGCCGCTGGCCGCAAGGACAAGCTGCGCCCTGGCGACATCCTGGGGGCCTTGACCGGTGATGCCGGCATCCCGGGCAAGCAAGTGGGCAAGATCGCCATCTTCGACTTCCAGGCGTTTGTGGCCGTGGAGCGGGCGCTGGCCAAGCAGGCCATGCAGCGGCTGAACAGCGGCAAGATCAAGGGTCGCGCCCTGAAAGTCCGCATTATCTAA
- a CDS encoding IS256 family transposase: MPTKKKPLRDLPKIPKELLEQFGEGLMTAEAIEDASAAFKKALIERALHAELGHHLGYPPGAQRPEDETNQRNGKSGKTVLTGDGPLRLEIPRDRDGSFAPILIPKHERRYTGFDDKIIAMYARGMTVREIRAFLSEQYGTEVSPDFISSVTDEVMEEIGAWQQRPLEPMYPVIFFDALRVKIREEGLVRNKAIYLALGVLPDGTRDILGIWIENTEGAKFWMKVFNDLKTRGVEDVLIAVTDGLKGMPEALSAVFPETTLQTCIVHLIRNSLDFAAWDKRRALAKALKPIYQAINAEAAEQALDEFENGPWGKQYPTVVAAWRRAWDRVIPFFVFPPAIRKVIYTTNAIESINAQLRKIIKTRGHFPNDDAATKLIWLGLRNITANWGSAAHDWKSAMNQFAILYGDRFIRPTW; encoded by the coding sequence ATGCCAACCAAAAAGAAACCCTTGCGTGACCTGCCCAAAATCCCCAAAGAGCTGCTGGAGCAGTTCGGTGAGGGCCTGATGACCGCAGAGGCTATCGAGGATGCCTCTGCGGCGTTCAAGAAGGCCTTGATCGAACGCGCTCTGCACGCCGAACTTGGCCACCACCTGGGTTATCCGCCGGGCGCGCAGCGCCCAGAGGATGAAACCAACCAGCGTAACGGCAAGAGTGGCAAGACGGTTTTGACCGGCGATGGCCCGCTGCGGCTGGAAATTCCTCGTGACCGAGACGGCAGTTTTGCGCCCATTCTCATCCCCAAGCATGAGCGGCGGTACACCGGTTTCGATGACAAGATCATCGCCATGTACGCCCGTGGCATGACGGTCAGAGAGATCCGAGCCTTTCTGTCCGAGCAGTATGGAACAGAGGTCTCACCCGACTTCATCAGCTCTGTGACAGACGAGGTCATGGAAGAAATTGGCGCGTGGCAGCAGCGGCCACTAGAGCCCATGTACCCGGTCATTTTCTTCGATGCACTGCGGGTGAAGATCCGCGAAGAAGGCTTGGTGCGCAACAAGGCCATTTACTTGGCGCTGGGCGTTCTACCCGACGGGACGCGCGATATCTTGGGCATCTGGATCGAGAACACCGAGGGTGCGAAGTTCTGGATGAAGGTCTTTAACGATCTCAAGACACGTGGTGTCGAGGATGTGCTGATTGCCGTGACCGATGGCCTCAAAGGCATGCCAGAGGCTCTCAGCGCCGTGTTTCCAGAGACGACTCTGCAGACGTGCATCGTGCACCTGATCCGCAACAGCCTGGACTTTGCAGCCTGGGACAAGCGGCGGGCACTGGCCAAGGCGCTCAAGCCGATCTACCAGGCCATCAACGCCGAAGCGGCTGAGCAGGCACTCGATGAGTTTGAAAACGGGCCCTGGGGCAAGCAGTATCCAACGGTCGTTGCGGCCTGGAGACGCGCCTGGGATCGAGTGATTCCCTTCTTTGTCTTCCCACCAGCCATCCGGAAAGTGATCTACACCACCAACGCCATCGAGAGTATCAATGCCCAGCTGCGCAAGATCATCAAGACCCGAGGCCATTTCCCGAACGATGACGCAGCTACCAAGCTGATCTGGCTGGGGCTGCGAAACATCACGGCAAACTGGGGCTCAGCGGCGCATGATTGGAAAAGTGCGATGAATCAATTCGCGATTTTGTACGGAGATCGGTTCATCAGGCCGACCTGGTGA
- a CDS encoding acyl-CoA dehydrogenase, with the protein MPETLLSPRNLAFELYEVLDAEALTLRPRFAEHSRETFDAALTTARTIAEKYFAPHNRKADENEPRYVDGRAELIPEVKPAVDAFLEAGFLNANRDFEVGGMQLPSLVSQACIAHFQAANAGTTAYPFLTMGAANLIESFGSDEQKRLFLQPMIDGRYFGTMALTEPHAGSSLADIRTRAEPAGDGSYRLKGNKIFISGGDHELSENIVHMVLAKLPDAPPGVKGISLFIVPKYHVNPNGSRGPRNDVLLAGLFHKMGWRGTTSTALNFGDNGQCVGYLVGQPHQGLACMFQMMNEARIGVGMGAVMLGYAGYLYSLEYARQRPQGRLPDNKDPHSPAVPIIEHTDVKRMLLAQKAYVEGAFDLGLYAARLFDDTHTAPDENARKPAQDLLDLLTPIVKSWPSAFCLKANELAIQILGGHGYTREYPVEQYYRDNRLNPIHEGTEGIQSLDLLGRKLAQHNGAGLKQLIRLIAATCERASHHPNLDPLRQPLEQLANRLQGVTLALLGDLAQGKVAGALANSALYLKAFGHCVIGWRWLEQAVHAELGMLKGTAADRDFYLGKLQAARYFLTWEVPGCHNELALLEAHDDTCLGMQDGWF; encoded by the coding sequence ATGCCCGAGACCTTGCTCAGCCCCCGCAACCTCGCCTTCGAGCTCTACGAAGTCCTCGACGCTGAAGCCCTGACCCTGCGCCCGCGCTTCGCCGAGCACAGCCGTGAAACCTTCGATGCGGCACTGACCACCGCCCGCACCATCGCCGAAAAGTATTTCGCCCCGCACAACCGCAAGGCCGACGAAAACGAACCACGCTACGTGGACGGCCGCGCCGAGCTGATCCCCGAAGTTAAGCCCGCCGTCGATGCCTTCCTCGAAGCCGGCTTCCTCAACGCCAACCGGGACTTCGAGGTCGGCGGCATGCAGCTGCCCAGCCTGGTCTCGCAAGCCTGCATCGCCCACTTCCAGGCCGCCAACGCCGGCACCACGGCCTACCCGTTCCTGACCATGGGCGCGGCCAACCTGATCGAGAGCTTCGGCTCCGATGAACAGAAGCGCCTGTTCCTGCAACCGATGATCGACGGCCGCTACTTCGGCACAATGGCGCTGACCGAACCCCACGCTGGCTCGTCGCTGGCCGACATACGCACCCGCGCCGAACCAGCAGGCGACGGCAGCTACCGGCTCAAAGGCAACAAGATCTTCATTTCCGGCGGCGACCACGAACTGTCGGAAAACATCGTGCACATGGTGCTGGCCAAGCTTCCGGACGCCCCGCCCGGGGTCAAGGGCATTTCGCTGTTCATCGTGCCCAAGTACCACGTAAACCCGAACGGCAGCCGTGGCCCGCGCAACGATGTGCTGCTGGCCGGGCTGTTCCACAAGATGGGCTGGCGTGGCACCACCTCGACCGCGCTGAACTTCGGCGACAATGGCCAGTGCGTCGGGTACCTGGTCGGCCAGCCGCACCAGGGCCTGGCCTGCATGTTCCAGATGATGAACGAGGCGCGGATAGGCGTAGGCATGGGCGCGGTGATGCTGGGTTACGCCGGCTACCTTTACTCCCTGGAATACGCTCGCCAGCGGCCGCAGGGCCGACTGCCGGACAACAAGGACCCACACAGCCCGGCGGTACCGATCATCGAGCACACGGATGTGAAACGCATGCTCCTGGCGCAGAAGGCCTACGTAGAAGGCGCCTTTGATCTGGGCCTGTACGCCGCGCGCCTGTTCGACGACACCCATACGGCCCCTGACGAAAACGCCCGCAAGCCGGCGCAGGACCTGCTCGACCTGCTGACCCCGATCGTCAAATCCTGGCCCTCGGCGTTCTGCCTCAAAGCCAACGAACTGGCGATCCAGATTCTTGGCGGCCACGGCTACACCCGCGAATACCCGGTGGAGCAGTACTACCGTGACAATCGCCTGAACCCGATCCACGAAGGCACGGAGGGTATCCAGTCGCTCGATCTGCTCGGCCGCAAGCTGGCACAGCACAATGGTGCCGGCCTCAAGCAATTGATCCGCCTGATCGCCGCCACCTGCGAGCGCGCCAGCCATCACCCGAACCTTGACCCACTGCGTCAGCCGCTGGAGCAACTGGCCAACCGCCTGCAAGGCGTAACCCTGGCCCTGCTCGGCGACCTGGCCCAAGGCAAAGTCGCTGGTGCCCTGGCCAACTCTGCCTTGTACCTCAAGGCCTTCGGCCACTGCGTGATCGGCTGGCGCTGGCTGGAACAGGCGGTTCACGCCGAGCTTGGCATGCTCAAGGGAACGGCTGCTGATCGCGACTTCTACCTCGGCAAGCTGCAAGCTGCGCGTTATTTCCTGACCTGGGAAGTACCGGGCTGCCATAATGAGCTGGCATTGCTCGAGGCACACGACGATACCTGCCTCGGCATGCAAGACGGGTGGTTCTAG
- a CDS encoding TldD/PmbA family protein, which produces MKHAFETLVGEVHAALQAGEQFTLGYSAEQSQFVRFNHAKVRQAGEVSQASAQLRLVRDGRQAEQQVTLSGDVQLDRQRLNVALEQLRQTLPLLALDPYLRLDENAWHSHSLQEPPLPALNEVLALLEREAGDLDLVGIYAAGPVCRGFASSFGAFGWHQANSFNVDWSLFHDNGQAVKANYAGQAWSADDFTARLRQAREQLGFLGRPAVTLKPGTYRAYLAPAAMDEVAGMLCWGGFSAQALATGNSALQRLYNGDARLSPLVSFTEQVSGSLSPAFSDEGAPRLDVPLIQQGEARQRLISARSAAEFELQANGADGYESPCALSLAPGNLASAQILERLGTGLYISNLWYLNYSDLPAARMTGLTRFATFWVEDGQIQGPVSTMRFDDSLYSLLGSQLEDLTQEREMILSTSTYGQRSTGSSHLPGALVKGLTLTL; this is translated from the coding sequence ATGAAGCACGCTTTCGAAACCCTGGTCGGGGAGGTGCACGCCGCCCTTCAGGCGGGCGAGCAGTTCACCCTCGGTTACAGTGCCGAGCAATCGCAGTTCGTGCGTTTCAACCATGCCAAGGTGCGCCAGGCCGGCGAAGTCAGCCAGGCCAGCGCGCAACTGCGGCTGGTGCGCGATGGGCGCCAGGCGGAACAGCAGGTGACCTTGAGCGGCGACGTGCAACTGGATCGCCAGCGCCTGAACGTTGCGCTCGAGCAGCTGCGCCAGACCTTGCCGCTGCTGGCGCTCGACCCTTACCTGCGCCTGGACGAAAACGCCTGGCACAGCCATAGCCTGCAGGAACCCCCCCTGCCCGCACTGAACGAAGTACTGGCCCTGCTCGAGCGTGAAGCAGGTGACCTGGACCTGGTCGGCATCTACGCCGCCGGCCCGGTATGCCGCGGCTTCGCCAGCTCGTTCGGCGCCTTCGGCTGGCACCAGGCCAACAGTTTCAACGTCGACTGGAGCCTGTTCCACGATAATGGCCAGGCAGTGAAGGCCAACTATGCCGGCCAGGCCTGGAGTGCCGACGACTTCACCGCACGCCTGCGCCAAGCACGAGAGCAGTTGGGTTTCCTCGGCCGCCCGGCAGTTACCCTCAAGCCCGGCACCTACCGCGCCTACCTTGCACCTGCGGCCATGGACGAAGTCGCCGGCATGTTGTGCTGGGGCGGCTTTTCCGCGCAGGCCCTGGCCACTGGCAACAGCGCTCTGCAGCGCCTGTACAACGGCGATGCACGGCTTAGCCCGCTGGTCAGTTTTACCGAGCAGGTCAGCGGCTCGCTTAGCCCGGCATTTTCCGATGAAGGTGCGCCGCGCCTGGATGTGCCGCTGATCCAGCAAGGCGAGGCCCGGCAGCGGTTGATCAGTGCGCGCAGTGCGGCCGAGTTCGAGCTGCAGGCCAATGGCGCCGACGGCTACGAGTCGCCCTGTGCGCTCAGCCTGGCGCCGGGCAATCTGGCCAGTGCGCAGATCCTTGAGCGTCTAGGCACCGGGCTGTACATCAGCAACCTGTGGTACCTGAACTACTCAGACCTGCCAGCGGCGCGCATGACCGGGCTGACCCGCTTCGCCACTTTCTGGGTAGAAGACGGGCAGATCCAGGGGCCGGTGAGTACCATGCGCTTCGATGACAGCTTGTACAGCTTGCTGGGCAGCCAGCTGGAGGACCTGACCCAGGAGCGCGAGATGATCCTGTCGACCAGTACTTATGGACAGCGCAGTACCGGGTCGAGTCATTTGCCCGGGGCACTGGTCAAAGGCCTGACCCTGACATTGTGA
- the mdtD gene encoding multidrug transporter subunit MdtD, which produces MPERTPLDPVTARWIPWVVAIAFFMQSLDGTILNTALPAMARSLAEDPLRMQGVIIAYMLTVALLIPASGWIADRFGTKRIFFSAILLFSFGSLLCAAANSLGFLIFARVVQGLGGALMLPVGRLVVLRAYPRSELVRIMSFITIPGLLGPLLGPTVGGWLVEILSWHWIFLLNLPVGLLGCIAVWKFIPDLRGAERTTFDGPGFLLFGAAMVLITIAMEGLGELHLPHLRVMLLLFAGMACLAAYWLRAGRDPEPLFSPSLFRVRTFAIGILGNLFARLGSGALPFLVPLLLQVALGYSPAQAGMSMIPLAAAAMLAKSIARPLIERFGYRIILTGNTLLLGILLASLGLVDEQTPYWLLLVQLGLLGAVNSMQFTAMNTVTLIDLDDASASSGNSLLSVVAQLSLSLGVACAGALLGGFTAAGSAEGVETTLGAFQLTFVTIGVMAMLAAAIFLQLAPTDGRRARRPEQHMES; this is translated from the coding sequence ATGCCCGAACGCACCCCGCTGGACCCCGTCACCGCCCGCTGGATCCCTTGGGTGGTGGCCATCGCCTTCTTCATGCAGTCCCTGGACGGCACCATCCTCAACACTGCCCTGCCGGCCATGGCCCGCTCGTTGGCCGAAGACCCCTTGCGCATGCAGGGTGTGATCATTGCCTACATGCTCACCGTGGCCCTGCTGATCCCTGCCTCAGGCTGGATCGCCGACCGATTCGGCACCAAGCGCATCTTCTTCAGCGCCATCTTGCTGTTCAGCTTTGGCTCGCTGCTGTGCGCTGCAGCCAACAGCCTTGGCTTCCTGATCTTCGCCCGCGTGGTGCAGGGCCTGGGCGGTGCGCTGATGCTGCCGGTCGGGCGGCTGGTGGTGCTGCGCGCCTACCCACGCAGCGAGCTGGTGCGGATCATGAGTTTCATCACCATCCCCGGCCTGCTCGGGCCATTGCTGGGCCCAACGGTCGGTGGCTGGCTGGTGGAAATCCTCAGCTGGCACTGGATCTTCCTGCTCAACCTGCCAGTCGGCCTGCTTGGCTGCATTGCCGTGTGGAAGTTCATCCCGGACTTGCGCGGCGCCGAGCGCACCACCTTCGACGGCCCTGGTTTCCTGCTGTTCGGCGCAGCCATGGTACTGATCACCATTGCCATGGAAGGCCTGGGCGAGCTGCACCTGCCGCACTTGCGGGTAATGTTGCTGCTGTTCGCCGGCATGGCCTGCCTGGCCGCGTACTGGCTGCGCGCCGGGCGCGACCCGGAGCCGCTGTTCTCGCCAAGCCTGTTCCGCGTGCGTACTTTCGCCATCGGCATCCTCGGCAACCTGTTCGCCCGCCTGGGCAGCGGCGCGCTGCCGTTCCTGGTGCCATTGCTGCTGCAGGTTGCGCTGGGCTACTCACCCGCCCAGGCCGGCATGAGCATGATCCCGCTGGCGGCGGCGGCCATGCTGGCCAAATCCATTGCCCGACCGCTGATCGAACGGTTCGGCTATCGCATCATCCTCACCGGTAATACCTTGCTGTTGGGCATCCTGCTGGCAAGCCTGGGCCTGGTGGACGAGCAGACCCCTTATTGGCTGCTGTTGGTGCAACTTGGCCTTCTGGGCGCAGTGAACTCCATGCAGTTCACTGCGATGAACACAGTGACGCTCATCGATCTCGACGACGCCAGCGCCAGCAGCGGTAACAGCCTGCTGTCGGTGGTCGCGCAACTGTCGCTGAGCCTGGGTGTGGCCTGCGCCGGCGCACTGTTGGGCGGCTTTACTGCGGCAGGCAGCGCCGAAGGCGTGGAAACCACCCTGGGCGCGTTCCAGCTGACCTTCGTCACCATCGGTGTAATGGCCATGCTGGCAGCAGCGATCTTCCTGCAGCTGGCGCCGACGGACGGAAGGCGTGCCCGTCGTCCGGAACAACACATGGAGTCGTAG
- a CDS encoding NAD(P)/FAD-dependent oxidoreductase — MHSTDVIILGAGAAGLMCAQLSARRGRRVLLLDHANKPGKKILMSGGGRCNFTNLYTEPANFLSHNAHFCKSALARYTQWDFIELVCKHGVAYHEKKLGQLFCDNKASDILDMLLAECDEAGAEIRMHTSIEQIEKTESGYLLQTSGGQFACQSLVIATGGLSIPTLGATGFGYQVARQFGHTLLPTRAGLVPFTITEPQLKAMCTELSGTSLDCTASCNGTSFRENLLFTHRGLSGPAILQISSFWEAGDTVEINLLPDRDALSWLQQMQAERANAELKTVLGEVFTRKLANLLAEQWFESKPMKQYTPAELAQIAEKLANWQVVPAGTEGYRTAEVTLGGVDTREVSSKTMESLKSPGLYFIGEVLDVTGHLGGFNFQWAWASANAAAQFV, encoded by the coding sequence GTGCACTCCACCGACGTGATCATCCTTGGCGCCGGCGCCGCCGGCCTGATGTGCGCCCAGCTCAGTGCCCGTCGCGGCCGCCGGGTGCTGCTGCTCGACCACGCCAACAAGCCAGGCAAGAAAATCCTCATGTCCGGCGGCGGGCGTTGCAACTTCACCAACCTGTACACCGAGCCGGCCAACTTCCTTTCGCACAACGCGCACTTCTGCAAGTCGGCCCTGGCCCGCTACACCCAGTGGGACTTCATCGAGCTGGTGTGCAAGCACGGCGTGGCGTACCACGAGAAGAAGCTCGGCCAGCTGTTCTGTGACAACAAGGCCAGCGACATCCTCGACATGCTGCTGGCCGAGTGCGACGAGGCCGGTGCCGAGATCCGCATGCACACCAGCATCGAACAGATCGAGAAGACCGAAAGCGGCTACCTGCTGCAGACCAGCGGCGGCCAGTTCGCCTGCCAGTCGCTGGTCATCGCCACCGGCGGCCTGTCGATCCCGACCCTGGGCGCCACCGGTTTCGGCTACCAGGTGGCCCGCCAGTTCGGCCACACCCTGCTGCCAACCCGCGCTGGGCTGGTGCCATTCACCATCACCGAGCCCCAACTCAAGGCGATGTGCACCGAGTTGTCCGGCACCTCGCTGGACTGCACCGCCAGCTGCAATGGCACCAGCTTCCGCGAAAACCTGCTGTTCACGCACCGCGGCCTGAGCGGCCCGGCAATCTTGCAGATCTCGTCGTTCTGGGAAGCCGGTGACACGGTCGAGATCAACCTGTTGCCCGACCGCGATGCGCTTTCCTGGCTGCAACAGATGCAGGCCGAACGCGCCAACGCCGAACTGAAGACCGTGCTGGGCGAGGTGTTCACCCGCAAGCTGGCCAACTTGCTGGCCGAGCAGTGGTTCGAGTCGAAGCCAATGAAGCAGTACACCCCGGCGGAACTGGCGCAAATCGCCGAAAAGCTGGCGAACTGGCAGGTAGTACCGGCCGGCACCGAAGGCTACCGCACCGCCGAAGTGACCCTGGGCGGCGTGGATACCCGCGAGGTGTCGTCCAAGACCATGGAATCGCTGAAAAGCCCGGGGTTGTACTTCATCGGTGAAGTGCTGGATGTCACCGGCCACCTGGGCGGCTTCAACTTCCAGTGGGCTTGGGCATCGGCGAACGCCGCCGCGCAGTTCGTGTAG